In Hemibagrus wyckioides isolate EC202008001 linkage group LG21, SWU_Hwy_1.0, whole genome shotgun sequence, the following proteins share a genomic window:
- the LOC131342242 gene encoding keratin-associated protein 10-6-like, producing the protein MSLCLHVALSVCMSVSLSACLFLSVCMSLCLYVSLSASLSVYLPVCLSLSVCLYVSLSVCLPVCRSVCMSVCFSVCLSVCLPACLFLSVFLSACLSDSLCLHVCLSLSLSLSLSLSVCLSACLSLCLHVCMSLCLPVSFSLSFCLPACLTLTVCMSVSLSLSACLSLCLSVSLSASFSVCLPVCLSLSFCLHVCLPACLFLSVCLPVCLSVCMSVCLPVCLSLSLCLYVSLSALFSVCLPVCLSLSVSACLPLCLSVSLSASFSLSVCMSAFLSVCLPVSLSVCLHVCLSVRLSACLSVCLHVCLV; encoded by the coding sequence atgtccctctgtctgcatgtcgctctgtctgtctgcatgtctgtctctctgtctgcctgtctctttctctcagtctgtatgtccctctgtctgtatgtctctctgtctgcctctctttctgtctacctgcctgtctgtctctctctctctgtctgtctgtatgtctctctgtctgtctgtctgcctgtctgtcgctctgtctgcatgtctgtatgtttctctgtctgcctctctgtctgtctgcctgcctgtctctttctctctgtctttctgtctgcctgcctgtctgactctctctgtctgcatgtctgtctgtctctctctctctctctctctctctctctgtctgtctgtctgtctgcatgtctgtctctctgtctgcatgtctgtatgtctctctgtctgcctgtctctttctctctgtctttctgtctgcctgcctgtctgactctcactgtctgcatgtctgtctctctctcgctgtctgcctgtctgtctctctgcctgtctgtctctttgtctgcctctttttctgtctgcctacctgtctgtctctctctctctttctgtctgcatgtctgtttgcctgcctgtctctttctctctgtctgtctgcctgtctgtctctctgtctgcatgtctgtatgtctccctgtctgcctgtctctttctctttgtctgtatgtctctctgtctgccttattttctgtctgcctgcctgtctgtctctctctctctgtgtctgcatgtctgcctctctgtctgtctgtctctctgtctgcctctttctctctgtctgtctgcatgtctgcctttctgtccgtctgtctgcctgtctccctctctgtctgtctgcatgtttgcctctctgtccgtctgtctgcctgcctctcagtctgtctgcatgtctgccTGGTGTAA